Proteins encoded together in one Fibrobacter sp. window:
- a CDS encoding HD-GYP domain-containing protein, with translation MENVLNEEEIFLFSADQLISGYHQIDFLKRQGVAIVYINTIKGKDIKDEETLSDGKLHNTANPEQPLPELKKANEVLSVRNRTISTVKQMMLDIKAGKLPSVRSISGIVDEMINQVLENPDTCFGLCQISSYSDRLYIHSVNVAVLMIGLASELGYSREKTLQAGIGGIFHDLGKVRLPEELIFFEGAYTNEELNLVKKHPQYALEMIEKSSEVLPNSCLDIIGQHHERLNGSGYPQKLKGSRINEMAFICAVCDVYDSLTSEGFRRKACIPQEALALIFQGADDEYPRKIVEHLIKLLGIYPVGSLIVLESGEIGVVTKINRNNLLLPQVAILFDSKGGKISVPFVRDLSKSNHEREREQWKVKGTLDPEDYGIEPVDFIMPESAMKNAALSR, from the coding sequence TTCTCAGCAGACCAGCTCATTTCAGGGTACCATCAAATTGACTTTTTAAAGCGTCAGGGTGTTGCCATCGTTTATATCAATACCATCAAAGGCAAGGATATTAAAGATGAAGAAACTCTGAGTGATGGTAAATTACACAATACTGCCAACCCGGAGCAGCCTCTCCCTGAGTTAAAGAAAGCAAATGAGGTGCTATCAGTTCGCAATAGGACCATTAGCACAGTAAAGCAAATGATGCTTGATATCAAAGCCGGAAAATTGCCCTCGGTTCGCAGTATTTCCGGAATTGTTGATGAGATGATAAATCAGGTTCTGGAGAATCCGGATACCTGTTTCGGACTCTGCCAGATTAGCTCTTATAGCGACCGGCTGTATATCCATTCTGTGAATGTCGCGGTTTTGATGATCGGTTTGGCTTCGGAATTGGGGTATTCAAGGGAGAAAACTCTACAGGCTGGTATCGGCGGGATATTTCATGACCTTGGAAAAGTAAGGCTTCCAGAAGAACTGATCTTTTTTGAGGGGGCTTACACTAATGAAGAACTGAATCTTGTTAAAAAGCATCCACAATATGCACTTGAGATGATAGAAAAGAGTTCTGAGGTCCTGCCAAACTCTTGTCTGGACATTATCGGACAGCATCATGAGAGGTTGAACGGAAGCGGTTATCCTCAAAAGCTCAAAGGCAGCCGGATAAACGAGATGGCGTTTATTTGTGCGGTATGTGATGTATATGATTCACTTACTTCAGAGGGGTTTCGCAGAAAAGCATGTATTCCCCAGGAGGCGCTCGCTCTTATTTTCCAGGGAGCGGATGATGAATATCCGAGGAAAATTGTGGAGCATTTAATAAAGCTTCTGGGTATTTATCCTGTAGGTAGTCTGATTGTTTTAGAATCAGGGGAGATAGGGGTTGTAACAAAAATAAACAGAAATAACCTGTTGCTGCCACAGGTGGCGATTCTATTCGACAGTAAGGGAGGAAAAATTTCAGTTCCCTTTGTCCGGGATCTCTCAAAATCAAACCATGAGAGGGAAAGAGAACAGTGGAAAGTTAAAGGAACTCTGGATCCGGAAGATTATGGCATTGAACCGGTTGATTTTATTATGCCGGAAAGTGCTATGAAAAATGCGGCCCTCAGCCGGTAA